The Microbacter sp. GSS18 genome has a segment encoding these proteins:
- a CDS encoding response regulator transcription factor — MIEKLRVVVADDHYLVREGVRRALATDDRVDVIAAVGTADELELVVDREQPDAVVTDIRMPPGHSTEGIDAALRIRERHPSIGIVVLSQYNDPGYAMDLLRDGTDGMAYLLKERIGDPGAIVGAVEAVAAGGSRIDPDVVSALVSAGRVSSPLAALSDREREVLEQMAQGRTNAGIAEQLHLSESSIEKYAGSLFTKLGLGDEPHVHRRVAAVLAYLQEQGRAELLGGPGAPG, encoded by the coding sequence ATGATCGAGAAGCTGCGCGTGGTCGTGGCCGACGACCACTACCTGGTGCGCGAGGGCGTGCGCCGGGCTCTCGCCACCGACGACCGTGTCGACGTGATCGCGGCCGTCGGCACGGCGGACGAGCTCGAGCTCGTCGTGGATCGCGAGCAGCCGGACGCCGTCGTCACCGACATCCGCATGCCGCCGGGACACAGCACCGAGGGGATCGATGCCGCGTTGAGGATTCGCGAGAGGCACCCGTCGATCGGGATCGTGGTTCTCTCGCAGTACAACGACCCGGGATACGCGATGGATCTGCTGCGCGACGGCACGGACGGGATGGCGTACCTGCTGAAGGAGCGGATCGGCGACCCCGGCGCGATCGTCGGCGCCGTGGAAGCTGTGGCAGCCGGCGGATCGCGCATCGACCCCGACGTCGTGTCGGCGCTCGTCAGCGCGGGGAGGGTATCGTCGCCTTTGGCGGCGCTGAGCGACCGGGAGCGCGAGGTGCTCGAGCAGATGGCGCAGGGCAGGACGAACGCCGGCATCGCCGAGCAGCTTCACCTGTCGGAGTCGTCGATCGAGAAGTACGCCGGATCGCTGTTCACCAAGCTCGGACTCGGCGATGAGCCGCACGTGCACCGTCGCGTGGCGGCTGTGCTGGCGTACCTGCAGGAGCAGGGGCGCGCCGAGCTGCTCGGCGGGCCGGGCGCGCCCGGGTAG
- a CDS encoding multicopper oxidase family protein: MSTAALLLLDLIALAAAAGSWGGAGAVAWPLLRSSRRSAAGLALALSGAAVLATLAHVAIVTALAVRGWWFVQEQLAFGAPLAVVGALTASALAVPPLLRCARSTDGAGHPAADAGGGSAAGGSDGLPARAITALVFAALTAGAALVARVVVGYPLTVIAGAVLLAMVVLATGLSHALLTRSRRRVVAGFAGLGAVVLVSAVGVYWLTEIAAPGELSGAHAHGAVALPAAAAAADPDDVSVADLRTPADVEAPVRAFEIHARTAEITLPSGRPAAAWTYDGALPGTPLRVTEGDLIEATLVNDDVEDGVTIHWHGIDLPNGEDGVAGVTQDALAPGESFTYRFVAATPGTYWYHTHQSSAAGVQRGLYGTLVVEPRGGVPEDLDLTVPFHLQGRASLMGDSDVPHAITVEPGTRVRLRLVDTDQLPLFAQLAGVAFRVVAVDAREVAGGPEVEGVSLRLPAGGRIDVAFTMPDAPVTLRRDGGDAVSLTLSPDGSDAVADGAGTWPVLDLLAYGATATAPAAGSGRHLEAEMVLDRSPRILHGLPAYGYTVNGAVAPHIPSIIVDEGTTLRLTVANRSWETHPMHIHGHHVRVISRDGVAAASVLMLDTFDVQPGEIWVVELIADNPGVWMDHCHNLDHAANGMLMSLAYRGVTSPFELGGEHGNKPE; this comes from the coding sequence ATGAGCACCGCGGCGCTCCTGCTCCTCGACCTGATCGCCCTGGCGGCGGCGGCAGGATCGTGGGGCGGAGCCGGCGCGGTCGCCTGGCCGCTTCTTCGCTCATCCCGACGCTCGGCGGCCGGACTCGCGCTCGCGCTGAGCGGTGCGGCGGTCCTCGCGACGCTGGCCCACGTCGCAATCGTCACCGCCCTCGCGGTGCGGGGCTGGTGGTTCGTCCAGGAGCAGCTCGCCTTCGGAGCGCCGCTCGCCGTCGTCGGCGCGCTCACGGCGAGCGCGCTCGCCGTGCCGCCGCTCCTCCGCTGCGCCCGGTCGACGGACGGAGCCGGGCATCCCGCCGCGGACGCGGGAGGCGGGTCTGCGGCGGGCGGGAGCGACGGGCTTCCCGCTCGCGCGATCACGGCTCTGGTCTTCGCTGCGCTGACCGCCGGGGCGGCCCTCGTGGCCCGCGTCGTGGTCGGGTATCCGCTGACGGTGATCGCCGGCGCGGTGCTCCTGGCGATGGTCGTCCTCGCCACGGGCCTCTCACATGCTCTGCTCACACGGTCCCGGCGTCGTGTGGTCGCCGGCTTCGCGGGCCTGGGCGCCGTTGTGCTCGTGTCCGCGGTCGGGGTGTACTGGCTCACCGAGATCGCCGCGCCCGGAGAGCTGTCGGGCGCCCACGCCCACGGTGCGGTGGCGCTCCCGGCCGCGGCGGCCGCGGCCGACCCGGACGATGTGTCGGTCGCCGATCTGCGCACACCCGCGGATGTCGAGGCACCGGTGCGCGCGTTCGAGATCCATGCGCGCACCGCCGAGATCACCCTGCCCTCCGGTCGACCGGCCGCCGCGTGGACGTATGACGGAGCGCTTCCCGGGACCCCGCTGCGCGTGACCGAGGGCGATCTCATCGAAGCCACCCTCGTCAACGACGACGTCGAGGACGGCGTGACGATCCACTGGCACGGCATCGACCTGCCCAACGGCGAGGACGGTGTGGCGGGCGTGACTCAAGACGCGCTCGCCCCCGGCGAATCCTTCACCTACCGTTTCGTCGCCGCCACCCCCGGGACGTACTGGTACCACACCCACCAGTCCTCGGCCGCCGGCGTGCAGCGCGGACTGTACGGGACGCTCGTCGTCGAGCCGCGCGGCGGGGTCCCGGAGGACCTCGACCTCACGGTGCCGTTCCACCTGCAGGGCCGCGCGTCGCTCATGGGCGACAGCGACGTGCCGCACGCGATCACGGTGGAGCCCGGGACCCGCGTGCGACTGCGCCTGGTCGACACCGACCAGCTGCCGCTGTTCGCGCAGCTGGCGGGCGTCGCGTTCCGCGTCGTCGCCGTGGACGCGCGCGAGGTGGCCGGGGGCCCTGAGGTGGAGGGCGTGAGCCTGCGCCTGCCCGCCGGCGGCCGCATCGACGTCGCGTTCACGATGCCCGACGCTCCGGTGACGTTGCGCCGCGACGGCGGGGACGCGGTCTCGCTGACGCTCTCGCCCGACGGTTCGGATGCCGTCGCGGACGGCGCCGGGACATGGCCCGTCCTCGACCTGCTCGCGTACGGCGCGACGGCGACCGCGCCGGCTGCGGGGTCCGGACGGCATCTCGAGGCCGAGATGGTGCTCGATCGCTCGCCGCGCATTCTGCACGGCCTGCCCGCGTACGGCTACACCGTCAACGGCGCCGTCGCTCCCCATATCCCGAGCATCATCGTGGACGAGGGGACGACGCTCAGGCTGACGGTGGCCAATCGCAGCTGGGAGACGCACCCGATGCACATCCACGGCCATCATGTGCGCGTCATCAGCCGGGACGGCGTCGCTGCGGCATCCGTCCTCATGCTCGACACGTTCGATGTGCAGCCGGGTGAGATCTGGGTGGTCGAGCTCATCGCCGACAATCCGGGCGTGTGGATGGACCACTGCCACAACCTCGACCATGCCGCGAACGGCATGCTGATGTCGCTGGCGTACCGCGGGGTCACGAGCCCGTTCGAGCTCGGAGGGGAGCACGGCAACAAGCCGGAATAG
- a CDS encoding histidine kinase: protein MDAHVSDGAVPAPGGDGRRGGGVRLGVLWSLLALAAAAWAAVVFSSVVIEPRPERLTWSVIAVSSLLAAVIILARLPRHPLAPWLVGSAMYNFYDLALDGLDVAAAVPGNETAVALWNLLVQESGIVPPVCLAVVIALFPDGRIRHRYERRVLRLIWLSVLVPPALLLLCSEIPLPTYKDYGGPIANPFALGGGVLDGWTGSVLADVFTTVAVIAGTVLLIIRYAKADAVERRPMRWLFVPISFIPVAAVSLIVSLSTGDFLLVTISYLLVTVSFFAAIVIGILQPRGLSADRAIRRSLLYGVMWAAIAAAFVAVGAVIGVAAGTLLPLDWAIVLAMVAALAFQPVRARLQALADRWIFGRRADPRELVERLGEALAGTDDLDALLPRMTATLEQGLGLEWARIDLEPLMGDVLPGEPSLRVPIEVEGEHIGEMVCGPKRQGELRAEDRTLVETFARQAGMAVRNVRLKDALAAQAGLLRESQSRLVKAQEAERRRIERNIHDGVQQDLTALIGIAGHAREEYDRSPGETGDDLAMLQDGLRRVLADVRALAQGIHPSVLTDRGLLAAVEALAARHPVPVSVRAGRDLLRLRLPEELEGAAYFTVAEALANSLKHAHASHIEVELAREDGVLRVRASDDGVGLAPASPNGGNGLAHLAARVAAVGGRLEVTGSAGEGTIVAAEFALEGVPA from the coding sequence ATGGATGCGCACGTGTCGGACGGAGCGGTGCCGGCGCCCGGTGGGGACGGTCGCCGGGGAGGCGGCGTGCGGCTCGGCGTGCTGTGGAGCCTGCTGGCGCTCGCCGCCGCGGCCTGGGCGGCGGTGGTCTTCTCGTCGGTCGTGATCGAGCCGCGGCCCGAGCGACTGACGTGGTCGGTGATCGCCGTGTCGTCGCTCCTGGCCGCGGTGATCATCCTCGCGCGGCTGCCGCGGCATCCGCTCGCGCCGTGGCTGGTCGGGTCGGCGATGTACAACTTCTACGACCTCGCGCTGGACGGGCTGGACGTCGCCGCGGCCGTCCCCGGAAACGAGACGGCGGTCGCCCTGTGGAACCTGCTCGTCCAGGAGAGCGGGATCGTGCCGCCGGTGTGCCTCGCGGTCGTCATCGCGCTGTTCCCCGACGGCCGGATCCGGCATCGGTACGAGCGTCGCGTCTTGCGCCTGATCTGGCTGTCGGTGCTCGTGCCGCCGGCGCTGCTGCTCCTGTGCTCCGAGATCCCCCTGCCGACGTACAAGGACTACGGCGGGCCGATCGCGAATCCCTTCGCGCTGGGCGGCGGCGTCCTGGACGGCTGGACCGGGTCGGTGCTCGCCGACGTCTTCACGACGGTGGCGGTGATCGCGGGGACCGTGCTGCTGATCATCCGGTACGCGAAGGCGGATGCCGTCGAGCGGCGGCCGATGCGGTGGCTGTTCGTGCCGATCTCGTTCATCCCGGTCGCCGCGGTGAGCCTGATCGTGTCGCTGTCCACCGGCGACTTCCTGTTGGTCACCATCAGCTACCTGCTGGTGACCGTGAGCTTTTTCGCGGCGATCGTGATCGGCATCCTTCAGCCGCGAGGGCTGAGCGCGGACCGCGCGATCCGGCGGTCGCTGCTGTACGGGGTGATGTGGGCCGCGATCGCGGCTGCCTTCGTCGCCGTGGGCGCCGTCATCGGCGTCGCCGCGGGCACGCTGCTGCCGCTGGATTGGGCGATCGTGCTCGCAATGGTCGCCGCGCTGGCGTTCCAGCCGGTGCGTGCACGGTTGCAGGCGCTGGCGGATCGGTGGATCTTCGGTCGTCGCGCCGACCCACGCGAGCTGGTGGAGCGCCTCGGAGAGGCGCTCGCCGGCACCGATGACCTCGATGCGCTGCTGCCGCGCATGACGGCGACGCTCGAGCAGGGCCTCGGGCTGGAGTGGGCGCGCATCGACCTCGAGCCGCTCATGGGGGACGTTCTGCCCGGAGAGCCCTCGCTGCGGGTGCCGATCGAGGTCGAGGGGGAGCACATCGGCGAGATGGTGTGCGGGCCGAAGCGGCAGGGTGAGCTGCGGGCCGAGGACCGTACGCTCGTCGAGACGTTCGCGCGGCAGGCAGGCATGGCGGTGCGAAATGTGCGCCTCAAGGACGCGCTGGCCGCCCAGGCGGGGCTGCTGCGCGAGTCGCAGAGCCGGCTCGTGAAGGCGCAGGAGGCCGAGCGCCGACGCATCGAGCGCAACATCCACGACGGCGTACAGCAGGACCTCACGGCACTCATCGGGATCGCCGGGCACGCCCGCGAGGAGTATGACCGCAGTCCCGGCGAGACGGGCGATGATCTCGCGATGCTCCAGGATGGTCTGCGGCGTGTGCTGGCGGATGTGCGGGCGCTGGCGCAGGGCATCCACCCGTCGGTGCTGACAGATCGCGGGCTGCTCGCCGCTGTCGAGGCGCTCGCCGCGCGGCATCCCGTGCCGGTGTCGGTGCGCGCCGGCCGTGATCTCCTCCGTCTGCGGCTGCCTGAGGAGCTCGAGGGGGCGGCGTACTTCACCGTCGCCGAAGCCCTGGCGAATTCACTCAAGCACGCGCACGCGTCGCACATAGAGGTGGAGCTCGCTCGGGAGGACGGTGTGCTGCGGGTGCGGGCCAGCGACGACGGCGTGGGGCTGGCGCCGGCGTCGCCGAACGGCGGGAACGGGCTGGCGCACCTGGCGGCGCGCGTCGCCGCGGTGGGTGGGCGGCTCGAGGTCACCGGGTCGGCCGGCGAGGGGACGATCGTCGCGGCCGAGTTCGCACTGGAGGGGGTTCCGGCATGA
- a CDS encoding alpha/beta hydrolase codes for MDAVEVDGLRIAYRRAGAGDPLLLMHGGFEDSRLWMDDMARLADYVDVIAWDAPGCGASDDVPVGWRAADWSRTTAAFIDALGLEHPAVVGFSWGSVLALLLARDHPASVGGLVLVGAYAGWRGSLDDDEYERRVESVQYTLDHPVEEWADDFLTSVYTADTPPKRRNLARELVNYWRKSTTTALLDVMTLDLSDALASIETPTAVVRGAEDARSPRDASVAIVERMPNARLVELADVGHDASGPALDSVLIEAAHAAAGGH; via the coding sequence ATGGATGCGGTCGAGGTCGACGGCCTCCGGATCGCCTACCGCCGAGCGGGGGCGGGCGACCCGCTCCTCCTGATGCACGGCGGCTTCGAGGACTCGAGGCTGTGGATGGACGACATGGCGCGCCTCGCCGATTACGTCGACGTGATCGCATGGGATGCGCCCGGGTGCGGGGCCTCCGACGATGTCCCGGTGGGCTGGCGCGCTGCAGACTGGTCGCGCACGACGGCCGCGTTCATCGACGCGCTCGGGCTCGAGCATCCGGCGGTGGTGGGATTCTCGTGGGGCTCGGTGCTGGCGCTGCTGCTGGCACGCGATCACCCTGCATCCGTGGGAGGGCTCGTCCTGGTCGGCGCCTACGCGGGGTGGCGGGGATCCCTCGACGACGATGAGTACGAGCGCCGTGTGGAATCCGTGCAGTACACCCTGGATCACCCCGTCGAGGAGTGGGCCGACGACTTCCTCACCTCCGTCTACACCGCCGACACCCCGCCGAAGCGCCGCAACCTGGCCCGCGAACTGGTGAATTACTGGCGCAAGAGCACGACGACGGCCCTGCTGGACGTCATGACGCTCGACCTCAGCGACGCGCTCGCGTCGATCGAGACGCCGACCGCGGTCGTGCGCGGCGCCGAGGACGCGCGCAGCCCGCGCGACGCGTCGGTAGCGATCGTGGAGCGGATGCCGAACGCACGGCTCGTCGAGCTCGCGGATGTCGGTCACGACGCCTCCGGCCCGGCGCTCGATTCCGTACTCATCGAGGCGGCGCACGCAGCCGCGGGCGGGCACTGA
- a CDS encoding prepilin-type N-terminal cleavage/methylation domain-containing protein, with translation MRAFIKNYLEAEKARREEDGEAGFSLIELIVVVVILGILVAIAIPVFGAIQAQAQQNAVDAAAANGAAAVAAAIADNDATSTVANAIATANNQSDEITIATTNTDASLIDTVCVSAALDDDATVVAAAGPGVTAAGVCP, from the coding sequence ATGCGTGCATTCATCAAGAACTACCTCGAGGCGGAGAAGGCCCGCCGTGAGGAGGACGGCGAGGCCGGCTTCTCGCTCATCGAGCTCATCGTCGTCGTCGTCATCCTCGGCATCCTGGTCGCGATCGCGATTCCGGTGTTCGGCGCGATTCAGGCTCAGGCGCAGCAGAACGCGGTCGACGCTGCGGCCGCGAACGGCGCCGCAGCAGTTGCGGCGGCTATCGCCGACAACGACGCGACCAGCACCGTCGCGAACGCGATCGCCACGGCCAACAACCAGAGCGATGAGATCACGATCGCTACCACCAACACCGATGCGAGCCTTATTGACACGGTTTGTGTGAGTGCTGCGCTCGATGACGACGCTACTGTCGTCGCTGCGGCGGGACCGGGTGTCACCGCTGCTGGCGTCTGCCCATAG
- a CDS encoding DUF222 domain-containing protein: MNDPLHALDQAYARLREAWSETDAGRAPVSALGDRLIEVNNALADVRRATDGVQSAVAAEIARESRPELGPEGLARKQGFRNPTTLIATTLGTTAGEAVQFVRVGEATAPRTTLTGETAPAKHPHVAEGTNGGVLGTRAAAMIVAMLDRAALRADPADLDDAERILVAQAENLSLDQLSKLIARAEAHLDPDGIEPRERDTRGERALRMFERDGMVHLTGQFDIADGAVVKTAIETLVTADFRRGERRPTVLERGQATRDEDLRSLPQRQADALTQLARHMLGCEHNDQPIAGATVVVRMNVDDLENGTGHALIDGIDTPVSIATARRLAAGGRVIPCVLDGSGEILDWGREKRLFTKAQRLALVERDGGCAKCGAPPGLTRAHHIRWWSRDAGPTDLSNAVLLCESCHHHIHDNGWDIRILGGRIAGSVWFIPPRHVDPDRKPRLGGRRRFDFLAA; this comes from the coding sequence ATGAACGATCCTCTGCACGCACTCGATCAGGCGTACGCGCGCCTGCGCGAGGCTTGGTCCGAAACGGATGCCGGCCGCGCGCCGGTGTCCGCACTCGGGGATCGTCTGATCGAGGTGAACAACGCGCTCGCCGATGTCCGCCGTGCGACGGACGGCGTGCAGTCGGCCGTGGCGGCCGAGATCGCGCGCGAGTCTCGACCCGAGCTCGGGCCCGAGGGGCTCGCGCGCAAGCAGGGCTTCCGCAACCCGACGACCCTCATCGCAACGACCCTGGGCACGACGGCGGGCGAAGCCGTCCAGTTCGTGAGGGTCGGCGAGGCGACCGCGCCGCGCACGACGCTGACGGGCGAGACCGCGCCGGCGAAGCATCCGCACGTCGCCGAGGGGACGAACGGGGGCGTGCTCGGCACGCGTGCGGCGGCGATGATCGTCGCGATGCTCGATCGCGCGGCGCTGCGGGCCGACCCGGCCGATCTCGACGACGCCGAGCGGATCCTGGTCGCGCAGGCCGAGAACCTCTCGCTCGACCAGCTCTCGAAGCTCATCGCGCGCGCCGAGGCACATCTCGACCCCGACGGCATCGAGCCGCGCGAGCGCGACACACGCGGCGAGCGCGCTCTGCGCATGTTCGAGCGTGACGGCATGGTCCACCTCACCGGGCAGTTCGACATCGCCGACGGCGCCGTCGTCAAGACCGCGATCGAGACGCTCGTGACGGCCGACTTCCGCCGCGGCGAGCGGCGCCCGACCGTCCTCGAGCGGGGCCAGGCGACGCGGGACGAAGACCTGCGCTCGCTCCCCCAGCGCCAGGCCGACGCGCTGACGCAGCTCGCGCGGCACATGCTGGGATGCGAGCACAACGACCAGCCGATCGCCGGCGCCACGGTCGTCGTGCGCATGAACGTCGACGACCTCGAGAACGGCACCGGACACGCGCTCATCGACGGCATCGACACCCCCGTGAGCATCGCTACCGCTCGCCGGCTCGCCGCGGGCGGACGCGTGATCCCGTGCGTCCTCGACGGCAGCGGCGAGATCCTCGACTGGGGACGCGAGAAGCGCCTCTTCACCAAGGCCCAGCGGCTCGCCCTCGTCGAGCGCGATGGGGGCTGCGCCAAGTGCGGCGCTCCCCCGGGACTGACACGGGCCCACCACATCCGCTGGTGGAGTCGGGATGCCGGCCCCACGGATCTGTCGAACGCCGTCCTGCTGTGCGAGTCGTGCCACCATCACATCCACGACAACGGGTGGGACATCCGCATCCTCGGCGGCCGAATCGCCGGCTCGGTGTGGTTCATCCCGCCGCGCCACGTCGATCCCGACCGAAAACCGAGGCTCGGCGGCAGACGCCGCTTCGACTTCCTCGCGGCATAG
- a CDS encoding DUF6220 domain-containing protein produces MRKALRVTFSVVTILLLASTALQIYFAAMGVFSVPEDELFGIHGSNGRMVLPVLVLLTVLFAALARSGKKSIWLSVLLIPMLAFQTVIFILVGAMFPGVGPDAATIPLAATMTVSLHALNGLAIIWVSSILVRRAWLLAYRDEIPRGRRAAARTADAAREPGASQIPAAPAQEPARTS; encoded by the coding sequence ATGCGAAAGGCACTGCGCGTCACCTTCTCGGTGGTGACGATCCTGCTGCTGGCCTCGACGGCGCTGCAGATCTACTTCGCCGCCATGGGCGTGTTCAGCGTTCCCGAGGACGAGCTCTTCGGCATCCACGGCTCGAACGGCCGCATGGTGCTGCCGGTGCTCGTGCTGCTCACCGTTCTCTTCGCGGCGCTCGCCCGCTCCGGGAAGAAGAGCATCTGGCTGAGCGTGCTGCTGATCCCGATGCTGGCGTTCCAGACGGTGATCTTCATCCTCGTCGGGGCGATGTTCCCCGGCGTCGGGCCCGACGCTGCCACGATTCCGCTCGCCGCGACGATGACGGTGAGCCTGCACGCGCTCAACGGGCTGGCCATCATCTGGGTCTCCTCGATCCTGGTGCGCCGCGCATGGCTGCTGGCGTACCGCGACGAGATTCCGCGTGGCCGACGCGCGGCGGCGAGGACGGCGGATGCCGCGCGTGAGCCGGGCGCGTCCCAGATCCCCGCCGCTCCCGCGCAGGAGCCCGCCCGCACGTCATGA
- a CDS encoding SRPBCC domain-containing protein, with protein MFELTHEVEVAAPLDVVWHDWTNAASLEEWFWPASLEAAAHIMPEPTGAWLIRSVPASMAVVATIVSLDAPHVMRLQWSWEGEEGHVTEVEVSLDAVEGGETRVRVVHAGLLSDDEVDSHRQGWADCLDRLVQRHQ; from the coding sequence ATGTTCGAGCTCACGCACGAAGTCGAGGTCGCCGCGCCGCTCGACGTCGTCTGGCACGACTGGACGAACGCCGCCTCGCTCGAAGAGTGGTTCTGGCCGGCATCACTCGAAGCCGCCGCCCACATCATGCCCGAGCCGACGGGCGCGTGGCTGATTCGCTCGGTGCCGGCCTCGATGGCGGTCGTGGCGACGATCGTGTCGCTCGATGCTCCGCACGTGATGCGCCTGCAGTGGAGCTGGGAGGGCGAGGAGGGCCACGTGACCGAGGTCGAGGTGTCGCTCGATGCGGTCGAGGGCGGCGAGACGCGTGTGCGGGTCGTGCACGCCGGGCTGCTGTCGGACGACGAGGTCGACAGCCACCGGCAGGGATGGGCGGACTGCCTCGATCGGCTGGTGCAGCGGCACCAATGA
- a CDS encoding prepilin-type N-terminal cleavage/methylation domain-containing protein, with product MKNDKANERGLGLIELIVAVVVAGIVVAAMATILVNSWRTQEDVTSVTQATNRGQVVSSAIERAVRNALFYQVSDGGTVLRVSTSLEGSLKCQGFRLIADGAAHFTTSATALNATLSTWPDWQDGIRPQGTMPFFDDSAPGTVSYAFEIETDSAPVRFSGEVGPRSVQEGNPDSCW from the coding sequence ATGAAGAACGACAAGGCGAACGAACGCGGCCTCGGGCTCATCGAGCTCATCGTTGCAGTGGTCGTTGCGGGAATCGTGGTCGCCGCGATGGCCACGATCCTTGTCAACTCCTGGAGGACGCAAGAAGACGTTACGAGCGTCACCCAGGCCACCAATCGAGGTCAGGTCGTCAGTTCTGCCATCGAGCGCGCAGTTCGGAACGCGTTGTTCTATCAGGTATCGGATGGAGGAACGGTGCTTCGAGTAAGCACATCGCTTGAGGGCTCACTAAAGTGTCAAGGCTTTCGCTTGATCGCTGATGGCGCAGCACATTTCACGACATCGGCAACTGCGCTGAACGCGACACTGTCGACGTGGCCCGACTGGCAGGATGGCATCAGGCCGCAGGGGACGATGCCGTTCTTCGACGACTCCGCGCCGGGGACCGTCAGCTACGCATTCGAGATCGAGACTGACTCCGCTCCGGTTCGCTTCAGCGGCGAGGTCGGGCCGAGATCTGTCCAGGAGGGGAACCCGGATTCATGCTGGTGA
- a CDS encoding DUF1905 domain-containing protein, whose protein sequence is MIIEFTAEVFLWDARDDASWYFISVPPELSEDIREIPRPQRGFGSVKVRAMIGGSAWATSIFPDKTSGSYVLPLKKAVRDAEGLEAGSNATVRIDVIDG, encoded by the coding sequence ATGATCATCGAGTTCACCGCCGAGGTGTTTCTTTGGGACGCCCGCGACGACGCGTCGTGGTACTTCATCTCGGTCCCGCCCGAGCTGAGTGAGGACATCCGCGAGATTCCGCGCCCGCAGCGGGGATTCGGATCGGTGAAGGTTCGAGCGATGATCGGCGGCTCGGCATGGGCGACGTCCATCTTCCCGGACAAGACCTCGGGGTCCTACGTGTTGCCCTTGAAGAAGGCTGTGCGGGACGCCGAGGGGCTCGAAGCGGGTTCGAACGCCACAGTGAGGATTGACGTGATCGACGGCTGA